A region from the Fusibacter sp. A1 genome encodes:
- the nagA gene encoding N-acetylglucosamine-6-phosphate deacetylase: MKKIIINGICLIGDELISGKGLVFSDKIEGLLALDELPEDAELIDARGAYVLPGFIDIHVHGMGGYDTMDATKEALDTLSTEMVKHGVTSFLATTVTHELEKVKKAIDNVRMHRKGVQGAKCHGIHLEGPFINPLKKGAHDEKFILTPDADVFKDDADVIRLVTYAPELDPEGTMLEWSKATGIKLSLGHSNASYAQAMDAFKKGVHSVTHIFNAMTGLHHREPGVVGAAFNADVYTELIADDIHVNPVLYQTLFKQKGNKRLMLITDCMCAGGMPAGKYSLGTLNVVVDHEKATLEDGTLAGSILTLNHALKHFVKHSEEPLGSVMSMMGENQAELLDMKGIGQLKKGFYADIVLMNESFEVLQTYVNGEPKLRS; encoded by the coding sequence ATGAAAAAAATCATCATCAATGGAATATGCCTGATAGGTGACGAACTGATTTCGGGCAAAGGACTTGTGTTTTCGGACAAGATCGAGGGCTTGCTTGCGCTTGACGAGCTACCTGAAGACGCTGAGCTAATCGATGCGAGGGGCGCCTATGTGCTTCCTGGTTTTATCGATATCCATGTGCACGGCATGGGTGGATATGATACAATGGACGCGACAAAAGAAGCGCTGGATACGCTTTCGACAGAAATGGTCAAGCACGGAGTGACCAGCTTTTTAGCGACGACTGTGACCCACGAACTGGAAAAGGTGAAAAAAGCGATCGACAACGTCCGCATGCACCGGAAGGGCGTACAGGGGGCGAAATGTCATGGTATCCACCTTGAAGGTCCTTTCATCAACCCGTTAAAAAAAGGCGCACACGATGAAAAGTTCATTCTTACTCCAGACGCCGATGTGTTTAAGGACGATGCCGACGTGATCAGACTTGTCACCTATGCCCCGGAACTTGACCCGGAGGGGACCATGCTAGAGTGGTCAAAAGCAACGGGTATCAAGTTGTCGCTCGGGCACTCGAACGCAAGCTATGCCCAGGCTATGGATGCCTTCAAGAAAGGCGTGCACTCCGTAACGCATATTTTTAATGCCATGACAGGACTTCATCACCGCGAACCCGGTGTTGTAGGCGCCGCATTCAATGCGGATGTGTATACCGAACTGATCGCTGACGACATCCATGTGAATCCGGTTTTATATCAGACCTTATTCAAACAAAAGGGAAACAAGAGGCTCATGCTTATCACAGATTGCATGTGCGCGGGTGGGATGCCTGCTGGCAAATATAGCCTAGGTACGCTCAACGTGGTGGTCGATCATGAAAAAGCGACACTTGAAGATGGAACGCTTGCCGGTTCGATCTTGACGTTGAACCATGCGCTGAAACACTTTGTGAAGCATTCCGAGGAACCGCTTGGTTCGGTCATGTCCATGATGGGTGAAAATCAAGCGGAATTACTTGACATGAAGGGAATCGGACAATTAAAAAAGGGATTTTATGCGGATATCGTCCTAATGAACGAGTCATTTGAAGTTTTACAGACTTATGTAAACGGAGAGCCTAAGTTAAGAAGTTAA
- a CDS encoding YjjI family glycine radical enzyme: protein MVLDILKDRTLTYEQKVIALARFAENSVEPIAIAPEAREWFEREVISDMFEGNAPYRPRYIVPDYTRLMDQGCDFLRLCAPTTLQEAIHALLIMYKHVPSITTLPVYIGELDTLLEPFVTAADDGTFEQIKMFLIHIDRTITDSFCHANLSGKDTKVARMILKAERELENAIPNITVKVNEHTTDDFLLEAIQTSLKVAKPSFANDAMFRSDFEPNEYGIVSCYNGLPIGGGSYTLVRMNLAKLAQKGDSEESFIVRLETAVPLMLDYMDQRVSFLLNDTDFFSTHFLVKEGFIDIKKFTAMFGIVGLADAVNTVHDEFKFGHDDVSEAFGKRVIETLESLVNRHKNEMLYATDSRYVLHAQVGLDTDEGVSPGCRIPIHDEPAIHDHILKSAPYHSHFPSGIGDIFRFDETVRRNPMAIVDIIRGAFKSGLRYFSLYEDNADVVRITGYLVKKSDIEKLRRGEQVLNDAVVLGKGAVDNQKVLERKKREL, encoded by the coding sequence ATGGTACTTGATATTCTTAAAGATAGGACATTGACTTATGAACAGAAGGTGATTGCGCTTGCTAGGTTTGCTGAGAACAGTGTCGAGCCCATAGCGATTGCGCCTGAAGCGAGGGAGTGGTTTGAGCGTGAGGTGATTTCAGATATGTTCGAGGGAAACGCACCGTATCGTCCACGTTATATTGTTCCGGATTACACGAGACTGATGGATCAGGGTTGTGACTTTTTAAGGCTTTGCGCGCCGACTACTTTGCAGGAGGCGATTCATGCCCTGCTTATCATGTACAAACACGTTCCTTCGATAACTACGCTTCCTGTCTATATCGGAGAACTGGATACGCTTTTGGAGCCCTTTGTCACAGCGGCTGACGATGGGACTTTCGAACAGATCAAGATGTTTTTGATCCATATCGACCGCACGATAACAGATTCCTTCTGCCATGCGAACTTGAGCGGTAAGGATACCAAGGTCGCACGTATGATTCTTAAAGCGGAGCGTGAGCTTGAAAATGCGATTCCGAATATCACGGTAAAGGTGAATGAACATACGACCGATGATTTTTTACTGGAAGCGATTCAGACGTCCCTAAAGGTAGCGAAACCTTCTTTTGCCAACGATGCGATGTTCAGATCGGATTTTGAGCCAAATGAATACGGTATCGTCAGCTGCTATAACGGACTACCTATCGGTGGCGGGAGCTATACGCTTGTGAGAATGAATCTTGCAAAACTTGCACAAAAGGGCGATTCGGAAGAATCCTTTATCGTCAGGCTTGAGACGGCGGTGCCCTTGATGCTTGACTATATGGATCAGAGGGTTTCCTTCCTACTGAATGACACGGATTTCTTCTCGACTCATTTTTTAGTAAAAGAAGGCTTTATCGATATTAAAAAGTTCACTGCCATGTTTGGTATCGTAGGACTTGCAGACGCTGTGAACACGGTCCATGATGAGTTCAAGTTCGGACACGATGACGTGTCTGAGGCCTTTGGCAAGCGTGTGATCGAAACCCTTGAAAGCTTAGTGAACAGACATAAGAACGAGATGCTGTACGCGACCGATTCAAGATATGTCCTGCATGCGCAGGTCGGACTTGATACGGACGAAGGTGTAAGCCCGGGATGCAGAATTCCTATCCATGACGAGCCGGCCATCCACGACCATATTCTAAAGTCCGCACCTTACCACAGCCATTTCCCTTCGGGAATCGGCGATATTTTCAGATTCGACGAAACGGTGCGAAGAAATCCAATGGCGATTGTGGATATCATCAGAGGCGCTTTCAAATCGGGTCTGAGATACTTCTCGCTTTATGAGGACAATGCCGATGTGGTAAGAATCACAGGCTATCTTGTGAAGAAGTCGGATATCGAAAAGCTACGCAGAGGCGAGCAGGTGCTCAATGATGCTGTCGTTCTCGGCAAGGGAGCCGTGGACAATCAGAAGGTGCTTGAAAGAAAGAAAAGAGAACTGTAG
- a CDS encoding M42 family metallopeptidase, whose protein sequence is MMKALALIEAMSNANGISGFENDAVQTALKFVNDSIDVTVDKMNNCYLVPKEKDEKSPTVLIDGHLDELGLLVQSITDSGLLRVINIGGWDIKNLLSQKMRLVTDDGVVIKGIVASKPVHFLSDSERNKPVAIEDLLVDVGVSSKEEVVGLGIRIGLALVPDVAFEYQQMTQTMIGKAFDNRLGCSLVVETLNECTAKGHRHIIGSLSVQEEVGGRGAEVVGNVVNADLCIVFEGSPADDTFTSRGEAQGAIGKGVQIRIADRTMISHPGLTRLAVRLAKEKGIPYQETVRRGGGTNGATYHIKGKGIPCIVLGVPVRYVHAHYGIAKYHDYEAARELAIAVIEYVKANGLDF, encoded by the coding sequence ATGATGAAAGCTCTTGCACTTATCGAAGCGATGTCCAATGCGAATGGTATCTCGGGTTTTGAAAACGATGCCGTTCAGACTGCACTAAAATTTGTGAATGACTCTATCGATGTGACGGTCGACAAGATGAACAACTGCTATCTTGTGCCTAAGGAAAAAGATGAAAAATCACCTACTGTGCTTATCGACGGGCATCTGGACGAACTCGGACTTTTGGTTCAGTCGATTACGGATAGCGGCTTACTGCGCGTCATCAATATCGGCGGATGGGACATCAAGAATCTGCTTTCACAGAAGATGAGGCTTGTCACAGATGACGGTGTTGTAATCAAAGGGATTGTGGCTTCAAAACCCGTGCACTTTCTAAGCGATTCAGAGCGTAACAAACCGGTTGCGATCGAAGACCTACTGGTGGATGTGGGCGTTTCTTCAAAAGAAGAGGTGGTCGGACTTGGAATAAGGATCGGACTTGCCCTTGTGCCTGATGTGGCTTTTGAGTACCAGCAGATGACTCAAACGATGATCGGTAAGGCCTTTGACAACCGTTTGGGATGCAGCCTTGTCGTGGAAACGCTTAACGAGTGCACCGCTAAGGGGCACCGCCACATAATCGGATCCTTGTCGGTACAGGAAGAAGTCGGTGGAAGAGGCGCAGAGGTTGTCGGTAATGTAGTGAATGCCGACCTTTGTATCGTATTCGAAGGCTCACCAGCTGACGATACCTTTACTTCTAGGGGTGAGGCACAGGGCGCGATCGGAAAAGGTGTTCAGATCAGAATCGCTGATAGGACGATGATTTCTCACCCGGGACTTACGCGACTTGCTGTTAGACTGGCAAAAGAAAAGGGTATACCTTATCAAGAGACGGTAAGACGTGGTGGAGGTACGAACGGAGCCACCTACCATATCAAAGGCAAGGGAATCCCGTGCATCGTACTCGGTGTGCCTGTGAGGTATGTGCATGCCCATTACGGTATCGCGAAATACCACGACTACGAGGCCGCCAGAGAGCTTGCCATCGCTGTTATTGAATATGTAAAGGCGAATGGCCTTGATTTTTAG
- a CDS encoding DUF871 domain-containing protein has product MRQLGISIYPGNASVEAFKRYIEEANALGYKRIFTCMISAGEGDDPFKPFKELVGFAAERNMQVIADVDPGVFSALGLDYQNLGYFKEMGLYGIRLDLGFTGIEESIMTYNPYDLKIEINMSNGTRYLDNIISHRPNKDNLIGCHNFYPHTYTGISREHFLKCSEQFKDYNIGTSAFVNAQSASFGPWPVNEGLCTLEEHRELAIEVQAKDLFYTDLIDNVIIANAIPSHEELERLAKVSMTLKTLKVELHPESRELEKTIVLNEPHFNRGDVSEYLIRSTQSRVKYKGESFPVFNTPEIQPGDIIIESDLYKRYAGELQVARKAMRNSGKSNVVARIDPKELRLLDHIKPWDKFAFEE; this is encoded by the coding sequence ATGAGACAACTAGGCATATCGATTTATCCTGGAAACGCTTCTGTCGAAGCGTTTAAACGCTATATAGAAGAAGCAAACGCGCTTGGTTATAAGCGTATCTTCACCTGCATGATCAGCGCGGGAGAAGGGGATGATCCCTTTAAACCCTTTAAGGAGCTTGTCGGATTTGCAGCAGAACGTAACATGCAAGTGATCGCCGATGTAGACCCCGGTGTTTTCAGCGCCCTCGGACTGGACTATCAGAATCTCGGGTATTTTAAAGAAATGGGGCTTTATGGCATACGACTTGATTTGGGCTTTACAGGCATCGAAGAGAGTATCATGACCTACAATCCCTACGACCTTAAGATCGAGATCAACATGTCAAACGGCACCAGGTACCTGGATAACATCATCAGCCATCGCCCCAATAAGGACAATCTCATCGGATGCCATAACTTTTATCCGCACACGTATACAGGGATCTCAAGAGAACATTTCTTGAAGTGCTCTGAGCAGTTCAAGGACTATAATATAGGAACTTCGGCTTTTGTGAACGCGCAGAGCGCCTCGTTCGGGCCGTGGCCTGTCAACGAGGGACTATGCACCCTGGAAGAACACAGGGAGCTTGCTATCGAAGTTCAGGCCAAAGACCTGTTTTATACAGACCTCATCGACAATGTGATCATCGCGAATGCGATTCCAAGCCATGAAGAACTAGAACGTCTTGCCAAGGTGTCGATGACCCTTAAAACCCTTAAGGTCGAGCTTCACCCTGAGTCCCGTGAGCTTGAAAAGACAATTGTTCTGAATGAACCGCACTTCAACAGGGGTGACGTCTCTGAGTATCTGATCCGTTCGACGCAGTCCCGTGTCAAATACAAGGGCGAATCGTTCCCCGTGTTCAATACTCCAGAGATTCAACCGGGCGATATCATCATAGAAAGCGATCTGTACAAGCGCTATGCGGGTGAACTGCAAGTCGCCAGAAAAGCGATGAGGAACAGCGGCAAATCAAACGTCGTCGCAAGGATTGATCCGAAAGAGCTTAGGCTTCTTGACCATATCAAACCTTGGGATAAGTTCGCATTTGAAGAATAG
- a CDS encoding rhodanese-like domain-containing protein, with protein sequence MKRIGIGIIIVIAAIVGLVLVFQSPKAPATEQTVETESDTKMDGQVDQVDSYRIATPDEALSLMDDGALLIDVRTKEEYVTGHIPLSVLLPVDEIASGIEAIAPDKSATIIVYCRSGNRSKRAAYELIDLGYENVFDLGGIISWPYDIEK encoded by the coding sequence ATGAAGAGAATAGGTATAGGCATTATTATTGTGATTGCTGCCATTGTAGGACTGGTGTTGGTTTTTCAGTCGCCAAAGGCGCCTGCCACAGAGCAAACGGTTGAAACGGAATCTGATACGAAAATGGATGGACAGGTGGATCAAGTGGATAGCTACCGGATTGCGACACCGGATGAGGCGCTTAGTCTAATGGACGATGGAGCGCTTTTAATCGATGTCAGGACAAAAGAAGAATACGTGACAGGGCATATACCTTTAAGCGTTCTACTTCCAGTGGATGAGATCGCTAGCGGCATCGAGGCCATCGCGCCTGACAAGTCAGCGACAATCATCGTTTATTGCAGATCGGGAAACAGAAGCAAGAGGGCCGCATATGAGTTGATCGACCTCGGATATGAAAACGTATTCGATTTAGGCGGAATCATCTCCTGGCCGTATGATATTGAAAAGTGA
- a CDS encoding GNAT family N-acetyltransferase, translating into MIRHNSEQLKFEAVLEGYEAELTYQKQGSILVFDHTHVPAELRGKGIAKQLVEFGIAYARENGYKIKPKCTYVIGYFEKQSAALEDVVAH; encoded by the coding sequence GTGATCAGACATAACAGCGAACAACTAAAATTCGAAGCAGTCCTTGAGGGCTACGAAGCCGAACTGACTTATCAAAAGCAGGGATCGATCCTTGTCTTTGACCACACCCATGTTCCAGCCGAACTACGCGGCAAAGGTATCGCAAAGCAGCTTGTCGAATTCGGCATAGCCTATGCTCGAGAAAACGGATACAAGATCAAACCCAAATGCACTTATGTGATCGGCTATTTTGAAAAACAAAGCGCAGCGCTTGAGGATGTCGTCGCGCACTGA
- the nagB gene encoding glucosamine-6-phosphate deaminase: MRVIIANDYQDLSRKAAAIIANQLWIKPDSVLGLATGSTPVGTYEELIRHHKEEGLEFNKMTVFNLDEYYGLGKEHDQSYAYFMKENLFKHVGVTETQLHIPNGLAKDVQEECLNYEAQIKNSGGIDLQLLGIGRNGHIGFNEPDLKFEAKTHLVKLDQDTIDANARFFDSVDEVPKTALSMGVRTIMHAKKILLLAYGESKADALYGMLFGPIKPDLPASALQLHPDVVIIADKAAASKIMDRLDEVY; this comes from the coding sequence ATGCGTGTAATTATTGCTAATGATTATCAGGATTTAAGTAGAAAAGCCGCCGCGATCATCGCCAACCAGCTCTGGATAAAGCCGGATTCTGTGTTAGGTCTTGCCACGGGCTCGACACCTGTCGGAACCTATGAGGAACTCATTCGACACCATAAGGAAGAAGGTCTTGAGTTCAACAAGATGACGGTATTCAATCTGGACGAGTATTACGGTCTAGGTAAAGAGCATGACCAGAGCTATGCCTATTTTATGAAAGAAAACCTATTCAAGCATGTGGGTGTTACAGAAACACAGCTGCATATTCCAAACGGTCTTGCAAAAGACGTACAGGAAGAATGCCTGAACTACGAGGCACAAATAAAGAATTCCGGCGGAATCGACCTTCAACTCCTTGGAATAGGTAGAAACGGCCATATCGGATTTAACGAACCAGACCTGAAGTTCGAAGCGAAAACCCATCTTGTAAAACTCGATCAGGATACGATCGATGCGAATGCGAGATTTTTTGATAGTGTGGACGAAGTACCTAAAACAGCCCTTTCGATGGGGGTCAGGACCATCATGCATGCAAAAAAAATACTGCTTTTAGCTTATGGTGAGTCAAAAGCGGATGCCCTGTACGGCATGCTGTTCGGACCGATCAAACCCGACCTTCCTGCATCGGCGCTTCAGCTGCACCCGGATGTGGTGATCATCGCCGATAAGGCGGCCGCATCAAAGATTATGGATAGACTGGACGAAGTGTACTAA
- a CDS encoding uracil-DNA glycosylase, producing MLENTVWHELLKDEMKKDYFLNLIENVDRAYDEGVVYPPKEAVFRAFELTDYEDVKVVILGQDPYHGYGQAEGLSFSVKEGVKVPPSLVNMYKELADDMGCEMPTSGSLVKWAKDGVLLLNTVLTVPEKNANGHKGIGWETFTDAVICELNSRKTPVVFILWGKPSQKKSKLITNPWHHIIEGPHPSPLSSYRGFFGSKPYSRANAFLVSVGQAPVDWCAISPEQSQMRLEMEVD from the coding sequence ATGTTGGAAAATACGGTATGGCATGAACTGTTAAAAGATGAAATGAAAAAAGACTATTTTCTGAACTTGATAGAAAATGTGGACCGCGCATATGACGAAGGTGTTGTGTATCCGCCTAAGGAAGCTGTTTTCAGAGCCTTTGAACTGACCGATTATGAGGATGTCAAAGTGGTGATACTGGGGCAGGATCCTTATCACGGTTACGGTCAGGCCGAAGGGCTAAGTTTTTCTGTGAAGGAAGGGGTGAAGGTTCCGCCTTCGCTTGTGAATATGTATAAGGAACTTGCAGACGATATGGGCTGCGAGATGCCCACAAGCGGAAGTCTGGTCAAATGGGCCAAGGACGGCGTATTGCTGCTCAATACGGTTTTGACCGTGCCTGAAAAAAATGCCAACGGACACAAAGGCATAGGGTGGGAGACCTTCACGGACGCTGTGATCTGTGAGCTGAACAGCAGGAAGACTCCTGTGGTGTTCATCCTTTGGGGTAAACCGTCGCAAAAAAAGAGCAAGCTTATCACAAACCCCTGGCACCATATCATCGAAGGACCGCATCCGAGTCCGCTGTCTTCCTATCGTGGTTTTTTTGGTAGCAAGCCCTATTCAAGAGCGAATGCTTTTTTAGTAAGTGTCGGGCAGGCACCTGTCGACTGGTGTGCGATATCGCCTGAGCAGTCGCAGATGCGACTTGAAATGGAAGTTGATTAA
- a CDS encoding fumarylacetoacetate hydrolase family protein, which translates to MKFITYSINNKEHLGILSLDGTRVCEINAFLDTRFTDMTQLITEISDSELDLIAKKLETASESDGLPVTEVVLKAPIPYPIRPLFCLGKNYIDHALETKGLPGSDDEVPKHPIFFMKIAQPATATGDIIPNHRAITDMVDYEVELAVVIGKDGIDITKEDSLEHIFGYTIVNDISARNLQRKHSQWFKGKSLEGFSPMGPCIVHKSAFTHPLALKITCDVNGQRRQDSNTENLLFDIPTIIEELSKGMYLRAGDIILTGTPAGVGLGFTPFKFLKSGDKITCQIEGIGTLENTFE; encoded by the coding sequence ATGAAATTTATCACATATAGTATCAATAATAAGGAACATCTCGGAATACTCTCCCTTGACGGAACCAGGGTATGTGAGATCAACGCTTTTTTAGACACGAGGTTCACCGACATGACCCAGCTCATCACAGAGATTTCCGACTCCGAGCTGGATCTGATCGCCAAGAAGCTTGAAACCGCTTCTGAAAGCGACGGTCTCCCTGTTACAGAAGTCGTGCTGAAAGCTCCGATCCCCTATCCGATCAGACCGCTTTTTTGTCTAGGTAAAAACTATATCGACCACGCACTCGAAACAAAAGGACTGCCGGGCTCTGACGATGAGGTGCCAAAGCATCCGATCTTCTTTATGAAGATCGCACAGCCTGCTACTGCCACTGGCGATATCATTCCTAACCACAGGGCGATCACCGATATGGTCGATTACGAAGTGGAGCTTGCTGTCGTCATCGGAAAAGACGGCATCGACATCACAAAAGAAGATTCACTAGAACATATCTTCGGCTACACCATCGTAAACGACATTTCGGCAAGAAACCTTCAACGAAAACACAGCCAGTGGTTTAAAGGTAAAAGTCTTGAGGGCTTCAGCCCCATGGGCCCATGCATCGTTCATAAAAGCGCATTCACGCATCCTTTGGCTCTAAAGATCACTTGTGATGTGAATGGTCAAAGACGACAGGATTCCAACACCGAAAACCTCCTGTTCGACATACCGACCATCATCGAGGAATTATCAAAAGGAATGTACCTAAGAGCCGGCGATATCATCCTGACTGGAACCCCGGCAGGTGTGGGACTTGGTTTCACACCCTTCAAGTTCCTCAAGTCAGGCGATAAGATCACATGCCAGATCGAAGGCATCGGAACACTTGAGAACACGTTCGAATAA
- a CDS encoding MATE family efflux transporter, whose product MDKRKDLTKGPILKSIVQVALPIMTTSFLQMAYNMFDMVWIGRLGYDAVSAVGTAGFYMWLSMALVRLSQVGAEVGVAQSLGARDELGARDYARSALQFAVFNAFIYMVFVQVLKTPLIDFFEVPSVQINQWAVGYLGIVALGFPLSFTNMVFSGIYNGSGNSKVPLWFNMAGLVLNICLDPVLIFGWFGAPALGVNGAAIATVFSQLVVTVLFVFHIESSKSPFSEFHFFRVPLWNVISKIIKLGLPVAVQSGAFTLFAMIIARRLSYFGDMPIAIQKVGSQIESISWMTASGFGTALSAFVGQNYGAKAYDRIKEGYREAFKIMVVLGFAASFGLIVFAEPLFSLFIPDPDVIPFGAVYLRILGVSQLFMSIEIATAGAFNGLGKTFPPSIVSIVFTGLRVPFAYILSSETLLGLNGVWWSISISSVFKGVIVFVWFVWMLKTNKEFSTKQVVERLA is encoded by the coding sequence ATGGATAAGCGTAAGGATTTAACGAAGGGGCCAATTCTAAAGAGTATTGTTCAGGTGGCTCTTCCTATCATGACGACGTCATTTTTACAGATGGCCTATAACATGTTCGATATGGTCTGGATCGGAAGGTTAGGCTACGATGCGGTATCCGCTGTCGGGACTGCGGGTTTTTATATGTGGCTTTCGATGGCGCTTGTCAGGCTTTCCCAGGTGGGAGCGGAGGTCGGTGTGGCGCAGTCCTTAGGTGCGCGAGATGAGCTCGGCGCAAGGGACTATGCGAGAAGCGCGCTGCAGTTTGCGGTATTCAACGCCTTTATCTATATGGTATTTGTTCAGGTGCTGAAAACACCGCTGATCGACTTTTTTGAAGTCCCAAGTGTTCAGATCAACCAGTGGGCGGTCGGATATTTAGGCATAGTCGCGCTTGGATTTCCATTATCCTTCACCAACATGGTCTTTTCTGGAATCTACAACGGGTCTGGCAACAGCAAGGTTCCGCTCTGGTTCAATATGGCGGGACTTGTACTGAACATTTGCCTTGACCCGGTGCTTATTTTCGGGTGGTTCGGCGCACCCGCGCTTGGTGTGAACGGGGCGGCGATCGCCACGGTGTTTTCTCAACTAGTGGTGACCGTGCTGTTTGTGTTTCATATCGAATCTTCAAAATCTCCGTTTTCAGAGTTTCACTTCTTTAGGGTTCCTCTTTGGAATGTGATTTCAAAAATTATCAAGCTGGGACTTCCTGTAGCGGTGCAAAGTGGCGCATTCACTCTGTTTGCGATGATCATCGCAAGAAGGCTGTCTTACTTTGGAGACATGCCGATCGCCATTCAAAAGGTCGGGTCTCAGATCGAGTCGATCTCGTGGATGACCGCAAGCGGATTCGGTACGGCGCTTAGCGCGTTTGTGGGTCAAAACTACGGCGCCAAGGCCTACGACAGAATCAAAGAGGGCTACCGGGAAGCATTCAAGATCATGGTCGTACTTGGTTTTGCAGCCAGTTTTGGCCTAATCGTGTTTGCAGAACCCTTGTTCTCCTTATTTATACCGGACCCCGATGTCATTCCTTTTGGGGCGGTGTACTTGCGGATACTTGGGGTCTCGCAGTTGTTCATGAGTATCGAGATTGCGACAGCAGGTGCTTTCAACGGTCTTGGAAAGACGTTTCCGCCTTCGATTGTGAGTATTGTATTTACAGGGCTTAGGGTACCTTTTGCCTACATTTTATCTTCAGAAACCCTGCTTGGACTGAACGGGGTCTGGTGGAGCATCTCCATAAGCAGTGTTTTCAAAGGCGTCATCGTATTTGTCTGGTTTGTATGGATGTTAAAAACCAATAAGGAATTCAGCACGAAACAAGTAGTGGAAAGGTTGGCGTAG
- a CDS encoding PTS lactose/cellobiose transporter subunit IIA translates to MEEIIFQLITFSGEAKSYMLEGIQDAKAGRIEDAREKVEQAIEQLNKAHRFQTELIQKEAAGEEAIVSLLLIHAQDHLMNAILLKDLANEIIDIHAAIQAK, encoded by the coding sequence ATGGAAGAGATTATTTTTCAACTGATTACATTTAGCGGCGAGGCCAAGAGCTACATGCTTGAAGGAATTCAAGATGCAAAAGCGGGTCGTATCGAAGATGCCAGGGAAAAAGTAGAACAGGCGATCGAACAGCTGAACAAGGCACATAGGTTCCAGACGGAGCTGATACAAAAAGAAGCGGCAGGTGAAGAGGCGATCGTATCGCTACTGCTTATCCACGCGCAGGACCACCTGATGAACGCCATTTTACTCAAAGATCTTGCCAACGAAATTATCGACATCCACGCTGCGATTCAAGCGAAGTAA